aaaaagatattttttaaacgtgtttttgtttgcaattattattattttttatttatttttatttttattttaaaatataataaaacttgacaatattttgtttccttttttacaagatactgaatataaaataacgaaatCTCATTGCCTGgatgaacctaaaggttcactctaggggtgaacccaagaatttctcatAGCGATATATGTCTAGTGATTTTGGAGCAAggtaaatgattttttttttgagtaattcttgggttcactccctagggtgaacctctaggttcaccaaccaataagattttagttatttcaaatttgacatcttttgaaaaagaaaacaaaatattaccaaattatattacattttaaaaataaaaaataaagtaaaaacaaataaaataatactaaatgcaaaaaataagtattttttcaaaaaaaaaattaataccacaaaaaaaaactaatctctaaatgttaaaccctaaatcctttagtaaacctttggataaattataaaactttgatttaaaaaaaaaaactatttataacacaatcaacaaaaaactataccctaaatcataatcttaaaccctaaacctttgggtaaatcctaaacccttgggtaaatccgaaattcttggataaatcttaaaatttaagatttatccaaaagtctaagatttaatgtttgttgagagcattaaaaatattttttgaaaatattttttttagattaaaaagttttgtttttgtgattagtataatttttatttaatttttattttgaaagtataatataattcgataatattttgtttcctttattgaaaaatattgaaTCTTAAATGACacaatcctattggttggtgaacctaaggGTTCatcctagggggtgaacccaagaataagtcttttttttaagaaaaaatgatataatagCCATATATGTCTAGTGAACCAAAAAggtcatatatatgtatattgatgCGTGATAAAAGAGCACTCTCATTGAGATTTAATCACGTGGATTTAATTGATAGAGATTctcaaaatataagaaaaacaaaaatattatgaaaccaAATACAGTAcatgaaaagagaaaaaaaaacaaatacagtACATGCTTCATTGTAGCAGCATACAAAACTTAATATTATAGACCAAAATATAGAGTTTTATTATGGAACCAAGTTGAATATCATCCTTTTCTTTTATCAAAGTTGTATATCATCCTAATCGAGATGATAGGACTATTCTCCAGAAGTGGCCTCTTATCAGTCCAGCTTCTTCCTATAAAAGTATGAAGGCCCAGTGAAAACGAATTTTAAAACAGTTTAATTCAGTAGACTTTCGGGATTAATAGCATAAAGGGCATACTTTATTTCTTAAAAAGCTTGTTGGGTCTACTCCGTAATCAGTCCTAATATATTTATTCAAAGATTAGGACACAATGGACTTTATTTTTGCTTCTGAGAAGAAAGGCCACTCACTACCCATGTGCTTTCGTCTAACATGCATACATGGACAAGTTTGATTGAGGATTGGAAAAGTATTTTAGTAATTCTTACtgaattttcaaaaagttatatTAACAAAAAACTGAACATGTTTAGAAGATACATCTCAAATCAGCCGGCaagagagagagcagagagaatcttagagagagaaagtagatccGGTGGCTTCCTTGTCTCCGGCCGACGGTGAGGGCTTccacagccaccgtcggtccggcgtAATCTCGTTTCAGTCTGGTGCCTTTCCCTTTTGGTTTTCGAGCTTGTGTAAAGTTGTCTCTCCTGCGTCTGGCGTCCTCCGCGCGGTGGGCATTCGGTTTCGGTCTCCGCCGTGGCACCTTTCCGTCAAGGGTGAACGGTCGGATTAAGTCTCCGCATCTTCTAGTTTGTTCTTAGGAGACGGCGGTTCAGTTAGGGTTAGTAGTTAGATGTTCCCGTTTGTTGTTGTTCTGTTTTGTTGTTGGGTGGGGTTTCGTTTATGGTTGCGCATATGGTCGCGTGAAGACATCTCTTGAAGGAAGAgagagtgaagaagatgaagttggTGGTTGAGATCTTGGTTGTGTCCCGAAAAAGCTCTCCGTGAACCAAGCTAAGCGAAGATTACGAGGTACTGGCCACTGATTCCAGCGTCCTTTGGATCTTTTTCAGGCGGCCCCGGCATATCGAACTTCCGGTCGCGTATGCCGGCAATGTGGCAGCGGGGCGACGGTCGATTCGTTGTGGATGCGACGCGTGGCGCCTGGGTGAAGAGGATGCAAGCACGTGGTGTGAGGTTGGTCGGATTTGGTGGGTCTAGCTTTTTTGGGTTTTTGGGCCATGTAAGTGTTTAACGGTTTTTTGGGCTGTTGTGGCATATAGCTTTGGTGGGTCGTTTGTACTGGGCTTTGCCTCTGTTATCTAGGGCCTTGGGCCTTCTTTATATGATATTTCAATttgcgaaaaaaaaaaaaacttaacatgtTGATAAAAAGTTTAATGATCTGCAAAAATCTAAACCAATCAAATCACTATCCACCTAGAGTTTGGGACTAATGGTATTTGTTCTGTAAATTGAAGTTTGATTAGATTAGgcttttatgattatttttgatTCTTCCAAAAacagacaaaaacaaaattgcTGTTTAGAGAAAAAAACACCTTGCCAAAATGAAGAAAACGAGCAGGTATCCGTGTTGTTTATAACATACCTTGGTTATTGTCACAATCTGGATTCAAATTCTTTAGCATGTGTAAAACTGACGTAACATCCCATTTTTAGCCAGTAAAAAaatcccaattttttttttcaaaaaaaaaaatcccaattTTTAGTACactatgatatatatatatataattaaaataataatttaattaattatatcaccagaatgtatttattttaatcatttattaaaaactctaaaataaaCTTATTTGAGCTAAACAATCTAGACATGAATGACTTATTAGAAAATGATATCTGATTAAGGGTGTTTAATCTAGGTATCGGTTTAGTTTTGATTCGGTTTTTCGTTAtttcggtttaaaaatatataactagcAAATTGAAATCATATTTActttggtttgatttggtttaaatactgtcgatttttggtttattcggttttataccaaaatccataaataaatttcttttatactattttgttaattttactttcACTGATTATATATCGGTTTTATTATAACATgaagatattttagttttaaaatacactattttattttattttactatttaaaataattagtaacaGTATggagttaataataataattattatagaataaaaataaaaaaaaattagtagcccataatattattaaataactaaatattagcaCACATATGTGTCAgctaaaaagttaaaaaatgtttcatttaattttataaaaatgaaaaaacattttaacttaaaataaaatattaaattactaaaataaatattttaagtacgTAGATCATATCagttaaataaattatgtatatactattaattaaattatataatttacatatagtAATACTACAATATTTAATAGATCCGTTTATTCGGTTTGATCAGTTTATACACCAAACCATATTCATATACCCTGTTTCTTTATTAATCCATACCACTTTCTGTATTTCGTTTCAGCTCGGTTTTAATTGGTTCGCTTTACCGAATTGAACACCACTATATCTGATAGATAGTGTGTCAGTGGAGGTAAAACATACGTTCCAAAAAACATGTTTTCGAAAAAATTTTGcttcaaacaatttttttaaaaatattttcaatgcaTTTTCTATGaactaataattaaaaattataaatttgaaaaatattaattgcatttttGAAGTATTATtgatttagaaatatataaaaatataattacaaattaTGCATccataactaaattttaatatattttattaatgtgTTAAAATTCTACAACATGtactattttgaaacagagaaatataaaattacagaatTAGTAAATAAATGGGATTACAACCATTATAATAATTTAGCTTTCACAAAACAAACTTAATAAACGTCTCTTAATCTAAAACTTTTAGGTTATTCTCATTTCCAATGTAGGAAAACGATAATTTCATACCCAACATATCGGATTCAATTCATAACTTATATCACcgtgcaaaaatatattttaatttacaaaaatttcaaataacatacctattgtttattttttggtgAAATCATACACTACTCGCCACATCAGCTGTCATGTCATCTTATTTGCTGATGTGGAAGGTATATCAGTCAATTTTCCTAACGAAGATGCCACTTTGtacaatattttttctaaaaaatagtcgttttataaaaaataatttaaatgtaaacttatataaatttatattatttagtaaaattaacaaaattaattaaataataaaattttaattttatataaaagatatattcaTAAATCTTGTAtaataaatttacattttaaattctTTAAATGCAGCACTCGGGTATCCGTTAGGTTCAGATAtgatttttggattttggttgTGTAACACATCTTAGGACCCATACTGGTATTTTTGTAAGAATGGATCAGGATCAGATATAATACATCCGTTATGGTTGGTTTTGTATTACATCCTAGAACCAATACCATATATTATTTGGATTTGGGTTATATCAGATCGGTTCAGATAACCcgaaataaaatctaaaatttaaaagagaaTCGTAAGAGTATATACTTATGAAGCAACAATAGCTTTGAATTTGAATCATTACAAcacatatataactcttataaagATGGTATTGTCATAGAATcagaaaatttacaaatatatctcttataaaaaaataaaattttattatttaatttcttttattttactaaataatataaatttataaagttttacatttaaattatttttataaaaaaattatttggtcttttaagaattttttttacacGTAGCATTCTCGTCAGCGAAATTAGCTGATATAGTATTCACATCATTAAAATTAGCTGACATGGCATCTATATGCATGATGTGATTGATGAAATGTTGAATGGTGAATGATTTCGCCAAAAAGATAAACAtgtatattatttgaaattctCGAAATTTTAGGTATTGTTTTACACAGTGATACAAGTCGGATATTAATTGAACATATCGCTATATATTGGGTATGAAATGAGTTTTTCCGCAATTAACATTTAATCCAAAATACAAGTTTTTCCATAATGCAAAGATATTCTTTGAAGGAAGAGTTAATTAGAGATATCAATACATACAATGGAAAAcatgagagaaagagaagcaaacaaaacaacaaatatagatttgttttttgtttttctagaCATCTTTGGCAATGAGATCGCCGTTGAGTAACGCTCTGTAAGCAGCAACAGGCCAAATGAAACCACGGAAGATGAGACGACTAGCCAAAGGAACATCAATAATGATCTCTTTCATCGCTGGTTTCTTCTCATCACTGATCGCTATCAAGTAGCTTCTCCCAACCCACCCGATCCATCCAGCAATGTAGAGGAAGAGAAGGCCTGGAGTTATGAACTCTCCCCAATGCCGCTGGTCTCCGTTCACTATCAGGTGTGGTAGACCGTCTGCACCACACAGAAGTCCATACTTGCCGTAGTTGTCGAACCTAACAaacatttgaaattttaatcTCATTACCACATCCGTATCATGGCATTTGCCTACTCTAGGACTAGGAGGATAATAGGTGCTACCTCTCTAACCCATGTCCTCCCTATCCTAATAACGAATCTTATGTATAtatcaatagtttttttttttttaaccacgTATATATCAATAGTTTATatggaatttgttttttttttaattataaaaatattattcttaataatttttttaacaaaatataccTTTCCAAGTTTTTTAAACATATACATTTCAAagtttcaaattattatttttgtccTATATAACCTATATAATTGTTGAGCTAGCCTTGAATCATGAATCTAATATGTTACTCCAAAATCAAAGATTCAATTGCAGATGAAATGGAgcagaatcatcatcatcatcatcctgaGATCTAAACAGTTCAAGTGCATGTTTGGTAAAGAAGACGAACCTGCGTTTGGTCTTCTCGATCTGAGCGTTAAGAGCAAGAGCAGGAGCACTTTCAGGAGCGTAGAGCTTAAGAGATGATTCAAGCTTCTTGATCTGTTGCTTCTCCCTCTTGGCGAACTGTTTCGACTCCTTGCAAGGGGTCAACCCCGAGATATCAGCGACGGCTGGCATCGGAGCTGAGAGGAGGATGGAAGAGAGAGCCACTGCGGCGGAGAAAGCCTTCATGGACTGCTGTTGCTGCGTCGCGGATTTGTCATCGGAGCAGACGAACCTCGCGGTGGATTTAGGCAATGATTGAGTGAGAGATTTGTTGGCTCTCGGGTTGAGGACGAGGTTCGTCGGGAACGTGAGCGACATGGCTACTCGGGTTTTGAAACTCGTTGAGGGGGAAGTGTGGAGGAGTATAGAGAAGCGGAGAGATGAGAGCTTTAGATTCTTTACTAAGACAAATTGGATTAGTGGTGGGAGAGAAAGATAAGAGAAGATGTCTCGTTTTGATGATGTGGCGTGTAGCTAGTGGTGGATAAGTAACACGTCAATGGATAAGAGATTTTCCCGCGGATTTTGTTCCTTTCTCATCTCATGTTTAAGATATGTGGACTACACACGACTTACCTATATTTATATTctcaaaacaataaataaactaGGTGATCGACGCGCCTGCGCGGGGTGAACctataatagaaattataaattttaatgtaCAAGAAGATATCGAAAACATAAAACGTGacatattatatatgatatagATTAGCATAAGTAATGTTGATATACAGATTAAGATTAAtgcaaagaaaaccaatttgaGATTAGAAGTTTGATGAATTTTTCGACCAACAAAAAAGTTTAGTGAAGTATCCAGATAAAGATAATCTTATTATGGTTGACAAACTCTAATTGTCTTATTATCGAAGTTAAATCGTTATATTTCATTACACTGGTTTTGAATTAcacaaaaattgtaaaagaatataaataaattgaaataaattCCATTATGACTCAAAATACATATCAACTTcttttgatttatcatttatatataaagagTGTTTTTACTAAAAATCTCGATGGGACACGAGATCAGGGGCTACGGTTCGGATGTTGGATTCGATCTTTTTCTCATCACCTGATATATTTAGATGTTGCCTCAAAGTAATGTTGCGATTCTCTAATTGTTAGTAGATTTCCagatagttatataaatattactccctctgtttcagaAAGATTCATATCCTAggaaaaaattgtttcaaaaagatacattttttactttttcaatgtatcatttaatgaaaaattgctaaatttttaaaaaaataattgtgtttattggatttctattggttaaaagttatggaaaattgttattcacaaaaaccaatgtatttttaatgtgtttttttaatatatgtgaaaaattagaatatgtatctttttgaaacatatGAAGTATATGTATAGGGAAAAAGTTAAGAAAGTCCACATTAAGAAAGTCTCCTTAAACTTAAtcggaaataattatatgaattttcaaatttaatgtctgtcaccatttatgataatttcgtaatcaaaattttttttgttgcaacaaTTAAGATATTGCAAGAAATTTAATAGGGaattcttttattaatttattttataatgtttcaagattgctcataaatttttatatacgaaattttaattttataatataaaataatttatattatctcaaaataaatatcatgtatcccataaaatacaaaatatattaataaaaataaaagtcgcATACCAAAGTTTATGAGCATGGCATTTATTTTGAGGTTGACTATGGTTGTGATTGATTTAACTGTAACTAGagtaaaacatataaaaaataataaaaatctttttcaCCTGATTGGTTTATACAATGGCTGAAGTGAGAGTAACATGTTTTTCGCTGATATATTAACGCCATTGATGACAATCAATCAGAGCCTATATATAAGACTATCCTATTAATTTTGTATAGGATTATATAATTGTAGATTTCAAGATAattatagaaagtattatatatatatggcgaAAATTAAGGAATTCCACGTTAAAAATgttagtttttcaaaatttaatcaaaaataattatataaatttctaaatttaattTCTGTCAccatttattataattttgtaatcaaaagTATTGTTGCAATATTTAAGGGATTACAAtcttgatttaaatttttttcaagattgcttctaatattttatatatgactTTGATTTTACAATAAAAAGCAGTTTGTATTGTCCAGtcccaaaataaatgtcatgtatcccataaaataaaaaaaatattatttgatgacaaaaaaaaatattattcaaaataaatgtcatgtactaaatttttatagaagaacataattatgaactttttatattttcaaatcccTAAAAATGTCATGTATCATTTATGAATCGTAAAGAACATGAAtactataaaaatatgaattgtatatatagtcaaaactctATCAGTTGTGAGTCTTGTGACTATGTATTTCAGACTATCCTGTTAATTTTGTATAGGATTATAATCGTAGATTTTcagataattatataaaatattatatgaatagGGCGGAAATTACGGAAGTCcacattaaaaatgatattcgCCTTAAACTTAATCGgaaagaattatataaatttccaaatttaatatatgtcaccgtttataataattttgtattcaaaaagtattttagaaaacaaaatagagattgcaagaaatttaatatggaattcctttttgaatttttttataattttcaagattgctcataaatatttatatacgacattttaatattacaatataaaaaaattatattgtctatctcaaaataaatgtcatgtatcccataaaatacaaaaaatattcatgaaaataaatgtcatgtactaaagttttatagaaaaacaaaactataaatcGTTTATATTTTTCAGTCCCTAAAAAATATCATGTATAATTTAGAGTcgtaaaaaaatttgatattataaaaatatgaatcatatatatagtcaaaacccTATCAATTGTGACTATAGATATCCTACTATCCTATTAATTtcgtataacattataaaaacatTACCGGATTTGATATCATCGTCCATATCAATGCACGtaaccaattaatatcaattaATATGACTAAGACATTATGTTAAGCTAGTACTAATTTACAATggcaaaaaatataataagtctAGTAAGAAGAAAGTTTTTACATAAAGAGGCTGAAAATAAATATGGTgttgccacataggaaatgTCATTCTTGTTAATAACACATGAGCATAAGGGATTAAtgtctaaaaacaaaaaattaagcCGAATTGTTGAATTATATCATGGTTCTAGGTTTTATCTCTTATCTAATTTCAgttgttatatttttgttttcttttcctttgcgaatcaataccattaaaacaAGATCATTCCTGAAttatacccttaataaatattttaaattttccaaaaatgtccttaatgatatgaacaaactaaaaaattcattaatggcattatGGTCTTTCGATTTTGTGGACCTATTTCAATATTTAGATGGGCTTGCTAactaattaaatgggttatgtttttatataatcaaattcaaattccataaactttttaatatcaataccacaaattaaagtctgcaataatttaaataagttGATATTAGAGATTGAAATTCTACATGAGGATGagacttaatcaaaaatattattggccagtttatatgtttagcaatattttatataaattataaatctttaaaattatataatagcccaagtaagtatttcggataaaaccaatgttttgaaaaccgacccggacactgaaccggacgatttaccgggttACTGGGTCATTGAGTCAACCGCAGGTAAACCGCGGGTGAACcgcagattaataaataaattagttttattatataataatatattagctaataaaataaaataaaaataaaaatatataaaactaaagttactactttctaaatatctttaaaacataaaataataatttggatatgtatatattttacgtttaataaacatttagaatacttaacttaactttttatatttttattttcatttaatatacaactaaaaaaattatctactggttcaaccggtggttcaaccggtaccgggttttgagttttaattggtttgagcgGGTTTTTGctggtttttaaattttgggttttctacatttgtatttctgaaaactaatgaaataaatatttttgtgaatcaaattttttttaaaaaatataaacaataaataaaacatcCATATACACAAActggtaattttttttgttctaaaacttgataaataaaaattttaaaatacgtTTTACTAAAAGTATAGTAGaaaatgatttctaaaataaatatgttcatctacttcttttagaacatccattctactatttactaaatttctaaataagagGAATGTGCATTCTACTAATCGTAAATGTATCCACTTTCCTTCTGTATGCATTTTCTACTTTTATAAAGTATTCTATATTTCCGGGGAATGTTTTTTCAACAATGTACTCTTACGTCTACTCAAAGTAGAAAatgttttcatgatttttattattcttttaacTTTTTAGAAAACGCTTTCTATGGATAAGAATACATGAtcttttgcgaaaattaatgaaatttcagttaagaaaatattctaaaaatctcttAAAATATTCTTAcctcctaaaacgtgttattgtcgattttacttgtgaaaaaataattttgcattTTCTCTTCATCAATCTATGATATCTCCATAGTTTGTCTTGTGATTTTCACAAACCCTTGTtctattttttaagtttaataaaactaaaaaatttacaaacgttttaagctttttataaaaaaatatttactcaacgtttttaataaagtttttttttaccaaaatctttttgtaaagttttgtttttatttttataaagtttacaaagtttacttttataaaaaaaatttaaaattttttatttttattaaaaattttgataaaattaaaagtttacaaaatttttaaactttttatataaataaatctttgtaaaatattttgtataaagtttgtttaatttttttgttaaattgtttttgtaaagttttatttttatttttataaagtttacaaattttattttgttaaagttttatcaaaaatgttttaaactttttgtaaaaaaaaatttgtaaaacgttttttatatattttatttaacttttttattaaaacaattttgtattttataaagtttatgaattttatttttattaaaaactttttaaaaagttttatttttattttccctttttacaacaattttagttaattttttcaaaatcctattagtttaatgtatttaattagattaatcaatgGTTATTTTTaggattatgaaaaaattatattaaaaagacgAATAAACTAtggttttataatatatgaacaaccatgctgaatttttgttctgttttggcAATTTGACTATGTGATTTAATATCTAAACTAataacaaatttgaaattaacACCTATACTTAGCATAAAAACTTTTAAGTATCTAAAATCAACATCGTGTCGGTAACATGCTGAAGATGGACCAGTTTGTCACTAAGTCAAGTTATATTAACCTAAAGACATCATCTTTTTAGCTGAGAAAACAGAATAAAACACACTTACAACGGGTCAAAAGCGGGTTCCACCAATTATCAATAGGTCATTTTAACCACTTGTGATTGTGGAATCATTGTTCACTAATACAAACAATACAATATAAACAATCTGACCTTGATTTGTCATCTGTAATTCTATATAATCATTGTTAAAAATTTCAGTcttgtatatatgtattatatagtgtattaattttaatatgttctcagaacatattttttattatttattttaaatttaagagaattttagtttttaacacCAAATGAATGTTagtttatatctttaaaataatgTATGTTACGTTATCAatctaatatgatttttttaagtataatataatgttattttattttatttaatataacaatattcaaatatattgtaattaaattagtgtgattttttaaataagaaactagattttgaccgcCACTTTAAAAACGcgagattttttattttaaaatatatttttagaattgtAAATATTTCTTAACATTTGATCAATACACTTTGAGATGTTTAGATCAAATTTagcaaaattaaaatatagttactATTTCTAATGGTTAGGATTTAGGAAAAATTGGTTAccatattttgtataattttattatctatATTTCTATTAACCGAGATTGTTTTAAATTCCAATGATTGTTacctaatttaataattaaagaaTTAACTAATAGTgtgaaaaaaacaataaacaaaagagattgtgtatttcatata
The Raphanus sativus cultivar WK10039 chromosome 1, ASM80110v3, whole genome shotgun sequence DNA segment above includes these coding regions:
- the LOC108862656 gene encoding photosystem I reaction center subunit III, chloroplastic → MSLTFPTNLVLNPRANKSLTQSLPKSTARFVCSDDKSATQQQQSMKAFSAAVALSSILLSAPMPAVADISGLTPCKESKQFAKREKQQIKKLESSLKLYAPESAPALALNAQIEKTKRRFDNYGKYGLLCGADGLPHLIVNGDQRHWGEFITPGLLFLYIAGWIGWVGRSYLIAISDEKKPAMKEIIIDVPLASRLIFRGFIWPVAAYRALLNGDLIAKDV